The nucleotide sequence AAAAGCGATGAAGCGGCCCAGACGGTGGCCAAGCCTGGATTGACGGCCAGGTAAGTTCTTCTGTGTGTTTGGTGGGATTGGCAGGGAATCATATACTATGAGCTGCTCCCCTATGGCCAAACGCTCAATTCGAACCTGTACTGCCAGCAACTGGACCGCTTGAAGGCAGCACTCATGCAGAAAAGGCCATCTTTGATCAACACAGGCCGAATTGTCTTCCATCAGGACAACGCCAGGCCACACACATCTTTGGTGACGCGCCAGAAGCTCAGGGAGCTCGGATGGGAGGTTCTTTTGCATCCACCGAATAGTCCGGATCTCGCACCAAGTGATTACCACCTATTTCTGTTCATGGCGAACGCGCTTGGTAGTCAGAAGTTGGCCACAAGAGAGTCCTGTGAAAATTGGCTCTCcgaattttttttcaatagggAAGCGAGCTTCTATAAGAGGGGCATTATGAAGTTGGCATCTCGTTGGGAACGCGTCATCGATCAAAACGGCGCATATTTGACTTGAATCGCATTATTGAAACCTATTTTATGAACAAtataaaattcaataaaaataccgCAGGACTTTTTTGACAACCTAATATGTTATGCCATACATATCTTTCAAGGTAAGAACACATTGACTTTAAACCTTTGAAAAATCTAGAGTTAGATATGCCAACAGGTATCTCAAAGTCGTTTTTACATTTGCAATTTTTTAACGACTCGGGTGAGTGATTCTTTGTGAAACGTATCGATATTTTCCTTATGGTCTCAAAAAGAATTTCACTTGCGAACACACACAGCCGAAAGACCGTTCAAGTGTTCCCACTGCTCAAAGGTTTTTACCCAGGCAGAGAATCTTAAGATACACATACGAATCCATACGGGTGAAAAGCCGTTCAAATGTACGCACTGCTCAAAGGCTTTTGTAGGTCAATCAAATCGTATTCAACACAATCGAACACATACAAAGGGCTTTTGATTATATGTCTGGTAATATTAATCGTGAGAAGACTGACTAACTCGACGAAGTCGGATCTTAGGCGTGCTACTGGTCCTTACGATCTTTTAAGTGGTACTCAAGGCTTATTGATCAAGGCATTGACCGTCTAAATGCAAACTATATTTTCACTCTATCCCTGcgtaaatattatgaaataaaaCTGCTCTTTAACTAAATTTcgatatattttattataatatatccTTACACTTAGCACGGGTTTACGATTTTAAGGTTAACACTTTGtctattatttttattaagcACGTTTTTTCCACTCAATACAactatacatttttattgtatttttgtGAATAGTGAGTGGTATGCGAATATTTGTATGTGTTCACCATTCACTTAAAtctataatatatataagCTTGGTTTTTGTGTTGTAAATGCTATTCTTAGTTATCATTTGGAAGCAAAGTTCTTTCCCATTTGCTCGATTTAACAACAGTGTATAAAATAATGACAAATGTGCACAAAAGAATAAACTAAATGAGATTCAAAAGCGTATAATAAATAGTAATTTCGAAATAAATAGTTTATTAATATGTGTTGGTGTAAAAAGGCAACATACCAAATAAGTTGTTATTGGGAGACTCAATTTGTTTTTCTCCCTTGTCTAAGCAATTATTTCGAGTTGGTTCATTCAGCTCGATGGTCAAACTTGGTTTAACAATAATTATTCATAAAACGTGTCCTCTTTCCGGATGAATGCTTTTACCGGCTTACGATCTAGGAGTaacaatattaaaatgtattggcTTAGTGCTGATCTTACGGCTGTATAATTGTTAATTTTACTATTGATTTTTTTGGGCTAGGTCTAACTTTTTTGATAAGGTTTTTATCTTCATTGTTTTTCAGGCTGAACATTAATTCTAATTAACTCTTTAATTCTTCTGTTTATTTGATGTTATCGTATTATTGTTAAAGACGTTTGCAATGATTCGATTTGAAGAGGACTTGACTAAATAACTAATACATCATTAAGTTGGTCGATCGAAATATTGCACCATTGTGATGTCTTATTTCGGACTAACTTTCTCGTATTTGCTTCTTAAGGCTAAATTATGTTAATACCAATTTGTTACTTGACTTTCGAGCTCATCGATTAAAGATTTACAACTAATCGAATTcgtttctaatttaatatttgatTCTGATTTTTTTTCGAAAGAAGGCATGGTTATGAGCTAGCTATTTCCATGAAATAACACCAGCAACATTTAGATATTAAGttctttataaaatatatatatcttaagAGTATAATCATGTATAATTACGAAAAGATGGGGGTGAGTGAGATTGCAGGTGTACGGGAGCGAAGGGGTTATGCTAACGCTAATACTATTCTGGGAAAGTCTAACAAACACGCGCTTCAGGCTCtaccaaataaacaattaacaattaaTACAATGCGATTATAATGCTAGACAATGGGGTGAAAGGGATTTAGTTAATTAGATTTGGCTTCGATTGCGGATATTGTTAGTAGAAATGCGGCGGCGGCAACGTTTGCGAGGGCAACGTCGTCGGCTGCTGCTCCCATCAGACAACAGAATCCTTGCGAATCCTGCACTCGAGATAGCATGTGTTCGGGGGGAGAAAGAGACAAGACAACGGTATTTCATCAGCAATGGAAGGGCTAGGAGTTGGAATAGTTTAAGGGATTTTGTTGCTTAAAACTGTTTTCGCACCACATATAGTTCTCAGTCTGGGGGGCCCGCATAACGCCCACGCCGCCGCCCAGTCGGCGGTAGTTCATGCAGCCACACAAACGCCATTGGTTCGTCTCTGGGTCGTAGACCTCGATGGTTTTCAAATAGGCGGACCCATCAAAACCGCCCACCGCATACAGCTGTCCATTCACGACGGCCAGGCCAACCTACAACGACACGatttcattgatttgaatatcATTCGGTGAGGAGAGGTGGATAAATCAAACTCACCCCACTGCGACGAGAGGTCATGGCCACGATGGGGCTCCAGGTGTTGGTCAGTGGATTGTAGCGCTCGGCGGACGAGAGCTCCATGCAATCGTCCCGTCCGCCGACGGCGTAAATGTAGTTGTTGAAGACAGCGCAGCCCAGGTGCTTGCGTCGCGTGGACATTGGACTGACGGCCACCCATTTGTTGTgtctataataattaaatcaaGGCACTTTAAATCAATTCTGAGAGTGAGTTTAAGTGCAATCAACCACTCTGTTGCCGCTCTTAAAAAGAAACCGGGGCAACAAGAACTATATTTGgagcatttatttttaaaacgaaGTGGTCCCTCTGCtcgaatatatatactttagtTTAgggatatttttaaaacaaatgaaaacaaatttaCCAAATTTAATTGTTGGATAGTCATTAGGggtttcaaaattaaaaaagtagTTCTTAGGGAACTTTAAGAAatcgaattttttaaaaatgaaatcttTTAGTTATTATAATGGTTAGACCTTTTAAGAAAATGATGTAAAATTTGTTTGCCCTTAAAACCATTTAGGGGATTGCAGTATTCTTAGTAACTTTTTGTATAAGTATACTTTGATTTTATCGAATAAATCATGATGTTTTATTTACCTGGGATCGTATCGCTCAACAGTGTTTAACGGACATTGTCCATCGGAGCCACCAATTGCATAAAGGTATCCTCCAAGGACAGCTACAGCCACACCCAGCCGTCGTGTGGTCATCGGGGCCACCTTTGACCATTTGTTCTCCTTGGGGTCGTACCGCTCCACATGATTCAAGCACTGAACGCCGTCCTGGCCACCCACCGCATACAGAAAGCCGTCGAGcacggccacgcccacgcTGGTACGGCAGGAAGTGGTAGGCGCCACGTCGCAGGACCACTGATTGGTTTGCGGATCATACCGCTCGATGCTGTTTAGATAGCTCTGGCCGTCGTGACCGCCCACTGCATACAGCAAATCATTCAACACGGCCACGCCGACTCCGCAGCGGCGCTTGCTCATAGGAGCGACCATTTTCCAGTCATTTGTCTGCGGATCGAAGCGCTCCACGGAGGCTATGGCATCGCCGGAGCACCAGCCGCCCACGGCGAACAGCACTTCACCTCGTCGGGTCGGTTTGCGAGGTCTGGTGCGCGGACCCTGCATCAGCGGTCGCTCCTGCGGAAGCAGCAGATAGTTCTTGGCCTCGTCCACCAGATCCCGGCAGGCCTCATCGCTGCGGACCAGGAGATCAGAGCCCACCGTGCCCACCAGGAACTTTGGGGAGAGTAgaggcagacggacatgttGTAGTACCTGAAAGAAAGCGGAAATGttttttatgtaaatatatgcCGAAACGTATTTAATAATAACTTCATTTCTTTTAATTAGGATTCCATTTTGTGACTAGCTGTATAACCAAtctttttaacttttttttttcggACCTTTTGTCTTTAAACGGTTTTATAGTTTTAAGAGTTAGATACTCTTTGTTTTAAGGAATGTAGCTCACCTGCGCCAGGTGCTGTCGCCGCTCGGCGACATTGTACTTGAGCCAGGACATGACAGCGTTGAAGACCTGCTCCTCCGAGCGCACGTTCAGCTCGTCGCTGCAGATGATGTCCACCAACTGGCCGACGGGCAGGAGCAGGAACTCCTCGCTCTCCATCACCTCCTGGAAGTTGTGCTGCGTGAACTTGTCGGCGATCCGCAACAGTTCGCGGCAGGAGTGTGTGTCGGCGAAGGCGCGGATGCCCAGGCAATTGGTGGGGTCCAATTGTCGCTTGAGGAACTCGCAGCAGATGTCTTGAATCTCAACCAGTTGCAGCAGACAGGCGGCGGGAAGGAGCGTCTGGACATTGGACTCCTCGACGATGATGTGGGCGGTGTAGCAAAAGTCAATAAGCAGCTCCATGGCGTTCTCGTCGATGTCGCGTATAGTGACCTCCGTCTGGCGCGATTCCTCCAGTTCGCCAGTGAACATGGCACAGAAGTAGGAGCTGCAGGCGGACAGGATGACCCTGTGGGCGAAGATCTTCCGTCCGCCCACGTTCAGGACTACATCGCAGAGCTCCCGATGGCGCCGCAGCATATTGAGTTCCGTGAGCGTGACCTTCGGATGTTTTTCGGAAGTGTGAGAGAGGCGGGCGGGCGACGGAGGTCGGTCCACTGCCGTCGATCCAACGGAGGAGCCGCCACCAGCCGTGGAATTACCACCTGTTCCGGTGACAGCTATTCaggaaaaaaaagagaaaagaCAGATTCGAGTTAGAAAAAGGCAAATCAAGTAATGAAATTCAGAAGTTTATAATATGACGGGACTCAATGGTAAGTTTTGAGCTTTAGAAATTGGATGAAGCCAACAAGCAAAAAAAGAAATAGGCGTCCGAAAGTAATTGCAAAAAGACAGTAATGCTATTTCATGGCTTGCCCCTGTCAGAATGACAGTTGAATTTTAAAGCTACACATACATAAATCAATGAGTTATGACATTTTTAGCGAAGACTCTTAttacttaattatttaaaCCGTCCTTACCAGCATCCCGTGGTTGAGCGGTGGAGCCCGAGCCCGGCAGGTCGCCCATTCTGTTCGCTGCTAAGCGCAGCGGGCCGGAAGCAACCCAACCCCACACGGCGTCTATCTGTGGGTTAAAGGGGAGTTGGGGcatcaataaaataataaatggtTAATTAACGTCGAAATCCATTAATGAGTTAAATCGATAAAGCATTGTGGTCTATAAAAGAGCTTTCACATTTTGGGCTGTGATACAATAACATATATCTGAATTAAGTTGTACATTTCAACATATAGtgcattattttttttccttaAGCACAAATGGTCAAAACTTTTATCCTAAACAGTTCATTTTTCGGTGATAAGCCCAATCATTTTTAGATATGAATTGTAGttcatttaattaatttagGCATGAGGTATTTCTGATTTGTATTATCTATTCTCAAACGACTTTTGTACCGTGTGTCACTGAAACCAAACATAACTTTACTATGAGGATAAACCTTATTAACATGTACCGATTTAAGAGTTTAAGTCATAGAAGACTTTTGgttttaataaaattcataTCTTTAACACTGGAGGAGgtgattttgatttttttttttttctccaCCAACTTTTGCAccgcccacacacacacatggcATGTAAAGCGCACACGCATTCGTGCTCTTAAATCCATGGACATAAAGGTGGACCTTCGGCTTGTTTGGGCGTATTTAACAAGCatcaattaaaaaatacatacatatattgaACATAGGAAACGGAAACTAATATATTTTAGCAATAGGTCTTTAaccaaaaatttcatttttacaAATTGAAGCATTTATGAATTAACaactataaataaatacaaaaaaccaCCTGTACTGTTATTTTTAGTTCGAGAAATGGAACATTTGATAGTTTTGGTCTAAAAACCGTCAAGGTAAATCCATCTACCGTAAAAAAATTTACCGATTTaccaaaaatgtattttaaattaaaatgttttttatcgAATACTGATTTTAGTTTTAAGGCCAAATAGCAATCCACTGATATTCCTTTAATTTCGATGTCAACCTGGTCCACCTTaaagcacacacacatgcacgCGCGACCGATGTTGGTTTAGATGTCGATTTATATGTTGGTGTCCCAACCTTTGCGTCTCTGTTCTCCACGGATACAAAGCACGTCCAGGGCCAGCTGCAGGCGGAAAATTTCGAAAATGCAATCTTGCTGCTGGCTTAAAGCGACCACATCGAAGATTCCTGGCGCGAAATGCACTTTTCAGCAGGGAAAAccgtttttctttttggcctGGAAAAGTCGAAACACACGATTGATACTAGAGATGTGAACGtaagaaaataaatgtatatcgatatttctcaataaaataaatgtgcCAATATTTATATATCGATTACTAAgtgttaaaaatattgaaataggAAAAAATGTAAcctattatacattatttaacattttaatttgtaaaaaagaagaataattaaaaacattCGTCCTTTGCtcttaataatattatattattattattaagacTTAATAACGGCTTAATCTAAAGccaataaatatattatttggAATGAATTTGCTTAAACTGGCAGACCTCCAATaaacaagttttttttaaaaaaatattttaaagaactCTATTGATATATCCCAGTTTTGGTCACACTATTTTTTATAGAGCCGTGAAAACATCGATATATCAGTTCCATCGTGAGTGGCCAACTCACCTCTAATTTCTATACGCGACGCGACGAGACGAGGGAAGGCAATTTTCGTGAAGTTGAAAAGCCCGTAAAAAGTGCAAAATAGTAACTAAATTTAAGTGCAACGTGTAAATAGATAGAAATCGGATCGCGATCATATTCCTAGCAGCGATTAATTCGAGATTATAAAGTGGAAAGTACGTGAATAGGGCGAGAAAAGAAAACGCAAAAACGTGAGACAGTGTGCGTGCGAAGAGTTTTCCGTCTCCCTCGCA is from Drosophila suzukii chromosome 3, CBGP_Dsuzu_IsoJpt1.0, whole genome shotgun sequence and encodes:
- the dbo gene encoding kelch-like protein diablo isoform X1; amino-acid sequence: MGDLPGSGSTAQPRDAAVTGTGGNSTAGGGSSVGSTAVDRPPSPARLSHTSEKHPKVTLTELNMLRRHRELCDVVLNVGGRKIFAHRVILSACSSYFCAMFTGELEESRQTEVTIRDIDENAMELLIDFCYTAHIIVEESNVQTLLPAACLLQLVEIQDICCEFLKRQLDPTNCLGIRAFADTHSCRELLRIADKFTQHNFQEVMESEEFLLLPVGQLVDIICSDELNVRSEEQVFNAVMSWLKYNVAERRQHLAQVLQHVRLPLLSPKFLVGTVGSDLLVRSDEACRDLVDEAKNYLLLPQERPLMQGPRTRPRKPTRRGEVLFAVGGWCSGDAIASVERFDPQTNDWKMVAPMSKRRCGVGVAVLNDLLYAVGGHDGQSYLNSIERYDPQTNQWSCDVAPTTSCRTSVGVAVLDGFLYAVGGQDGVQCLNHVERYDPKENKWSKVAPMTTRRLGVAVAVLGGYLYAIGGSDGQCPLNTVERYDPRHNKWVAVSPMSTRRKHLGCAVFNNYIYAVGGRDDCMELSSAERYNPLTNTWSPIVAMTSRRSGVGLAVVNGQLYAVGGFDGSAYLKTIEVYDPETNQWRLCGCMNYRRLGGGVGVMRAPQTENYMWCENSFKQQNPLNYSNS
- the dbo gene encoding kelch-like protein diablo isoform X2 produces the protein MGDLPGSGSTAQPRDAAVTGTGGNSTAGGGSSVGSTAVDRPPSPARLSHTSEKHPKVTLTELNMLRRHRELCDVVLNVGGRKIFAHRVILSACSSYFCAMFTGELEESRQTEVTIRDIDENAMELLIDFCYTAHIIVEESNVQTLLPAACLLQLVEIQDICCEFLKRQLDPTNCLGIRAFADTHSCRELLRIADKFTQHNFQEVMESEEFLLLPVGQLVDIICSDELNVRSEEQVFNAVMSWLKYNVAERRQHLAQVLQHVRLPLLSPKFLVGTVGSDLLVRSDEACRDLVDEAKNYLLLPQERPLMQGPRTRPRKPTRRGEVLFAVGGWCSGDAIASVERFDPQTNDWKMVAPMSKRRCGVGVAVLNDLLYAVGGHDGQSYLNSIERYDPQTNQWSCDVAPTTSCRTSVGVAVLDGFLYAVGGQDGVQCLNHVERYDPKENKWSKVAPMTTRRLGVAVAVLGGYLYAIGGSDGQCPLNTVERYDPRHNKWVAVSPMSTRRKHLGCAVFNNYIYAVGGRDDCMELSSAERYNPLTNTWSPIVAMTSRRSGVGLAVVNGQLYAVGGFDGSAYLKTIEVYDPETNQWRLCGCMNYRRLGGGVGVMRAPQTENYMWIRKDSVV